A stretch of DNA from Bacillota bacterium:
TAGGCTAATGTTAAACAAATATCAACGATACCGCAGCCCTTCGGGTCTGCCCCCATCACCACCCCGTTCCCCACATACGCATACAGGTTGATGCCCCCCTCCAACCCAATCGGGTCGCGGGTCAAAAAACATAGCTGCAACAACCTTTGAGCCTCAAATGTCACCATGTTCCGACAAAAACCTGCTTGCCTCGGGATGCTTTTGCAAGAACCCTTCAAGACGCTGCGTCCTGCCGTGTTTTAAATAGGCGGAAACCAGCACCTTCATCAGATTCAAGGAACGGTTTTCAAAAAACGGTTCCCGCACCCCCTGTAATTCTTCTGCTTTCCTTCGAAACACTTCTGCTTCCTCTAAGCAACGCTCCAAAATCGTGAACCAGTCGGGGTCGTCCTCCTCGCCAATGAACCGGAGAGCTACCTGCGCCGGTCCTGCGGGTATCACATCCTCTGGTGACAGATAAGCATACTCGTCCTCTCGTTCAAAAACCACCAGGTTTAATGCAGAGCCTGAAAGCGCATTCCTGAACTCTAAATGTGCGACGAATAAATGGGCAAACGCCTTCGCCAGCCTCTCGTATCCTGAGGCTAAAGCTAGTTCTGCAAGGTCGGATAGAGCGTACTGAAGCGACCGTGTACCGACGGACAAATACTGCACATATTCCCATTCTTTGCGCAGAGCCTCCGCGATGTCACCTCGGTTTAAGGCTGCCCTGCTGAGTTTGCGTAGAGGCTCGTAGTGTTCTGGGGCGGGAAAGGCAGGAGGAGAGTAATTGGGGTCGCACAGCCTGCTGAGCAATGCTCGCTTGGTCTCCAAGCGTGAACGCCACTCCTCTGGAAGGTTACCTCTCTCATCCAGATACTGCTCAAGTACGTGGAGAGCGGCGCTAAACTCGCCTTTCTCCTCAAGTTCTATTATACGGCCGAGTATCCTGAGTATATGGGCAGGCGTGCCGTGACTGGATATTCTCCTAATCATGGGACTTTCCTCACGCTCAATAGATGGCGAACGGCTCGTAAGGCCGGTAATCGGGTCCAGGTCCAATGTTCCTAACACAATCGAGAAAGCATCTGTCAAAGCACTGAAAGTAAGCGATCCCAGAATTTCTCGAGCACAACGCCTCGCAAAGACCTATACATACTAAACGGAATCGCTCTGGATCGTGTCCATCCCTTCCATTGCCCGGGCAATCCGGTTGTGGCGACGGATTAGGGGTGGGGTTGCCGGGCGGAGGCGGAACAGGTAAGGGATGCGGCTCAGGAACTGGTCCTGGCTTAATGACCATCCCTGCACATCCAATACACGCTCCACCACACAATACTTTAGTCCATAGCGGCAGATTTTCCCATATCCCACTGACGCAATTACTCCAGCAGGAGGCATCGAATCCGCAGTCCCAACAACTGGCTACGAACCCCGCGAGGCACACTGCGCACGCTGCGCAGATGGCAGGAACCCATGCAAAGGTACCTCTGCTGTCTCGCAGCATGACGGGGCGATTGCGTGTGTAGGCGTAGAGATTGACCCCTCCCTCAAACCCAATCGGGTCTCGGGTCAAAAACCTTCCTGTCGCGGGGTCTAAGTAACGGTGCGTCAGTAACAGCACTCCCGTCTCCCCGTCGGTGTAGTAGCCCCACTGCGCCTTGTAGCCGTATGGTGTCGGGTTATTACCAGACATGCGCTGACCCCACGCATCGTAGGCAAGGTGCGCTAGCACCAAACCGTCAGCGTCCATCAGGTGCACTGCGTTGCCCTGCGGGTCAAACTGGTAGCCGGTGGTGCCATATACCAGCAAACCGTTTGCCCCGAAGACCACTCCTGCCACCGCGTTGCCCGCCGCGTCTAACTCACATACTAACTCTTCGCCGTCGTACAGATAATACCTCCTGCCCGATGCCGTCTGTTTCCACGCCCGCAAGCCGTCCCCGTTGTAGCCGGCAGTGAGGATGTTCCCATAAGCGGTCATCCGGTTCTCGGGGTCAAACGACAGGTTCACGCCTTTATACAGCACCGGGTTGCCGTTGCCGTCATAGCCAAAGCCCGCGCCGATGAGCTGGTTGTTCACATTGTAGGTGCGAGACTGTCCCTTGAACTGCGTCGGGTTCTGCGCCGGGTCGTAGGCGAAGTGGAAGGTATAGCCTCCCACTCGCGTGGACTGCTCCTGTAGCAACTGGTTCTTCGTATCGTAACTGAAGTTCGTGACGCCACCCAAACTGGGCGTGGCGGGGAACGACACCGTCATCTGCGTGCGGTTGCCCACCCCGTCGTAACGCAGGTTCTGGAAGTCCGAGAGCACATTACCCCCGACGTCGCGGTTGGTCAAACGGGTCAAAAAGCCGCGTGCGTTATACTCGTATGTCGTACTTGCCCCGTTTAGCGTCTGCGTCAACAGCCAGCCGTTGGGCGCATAGGTCCAGCTCGCGCTCCAGCCCAGCGCATTCAGCCCTACCAGCCTGCCTGCCCCGTCATACGTATAGCTATAGGTGCCTGCTGGGGTGCTCATGGTTGCGCGGCTGCCGTCCGCATGGTAACTGTAGGTGATGACCCGCGTCGGCAAGCCCGCATAGGTCACGCTCACGCTCAACGGGTTGCCCACATGGTCGTAACTGTAGGTGGTCACCCCTACGGCGTCCGTCATGCTCGCCCGGCGACCCTCCGAATCGTACGTGAAACTCACGTTCAGCGCAGGGTAAGCCGGATATTCGATACCTGTCAACAACCCTTCGGGGTCGTTATACACATAGTTGGTCACGATACCCCGCCCGTCCCTCCGTTGCACCACGCGCCCCGCGGCGTCATACGCGAACTGCACGCTATCCCCGCCCGGATAGGTGATTTGCACCAAATCGCCGCGCTGGTTGTAACTGAACGAGGTGGCGTTGCCCTTGCCGTCGCGCACCTGAACCACCCGATAGGTTGCATCATAGACGTAACTGACGACCTCCGTGCTGCCCGTGCGCTGCACCAAATGTCCTTCTGCCCCGTAAGTGTAACTCACCTGCCGGATTTGCGTGCCGCTCTCGTCATACTCCAGCACCTGACGCAGCGGTCCGCCCGGATACAGATACACGTTTTGCGTGCGCGCCCGCCCGCTCCCTTGCTGACCGGTCGCCGGGTATTGCACTAACACCAGTTGGTCTGCAATGTTATAACTGAAATCGGTCGTGTTGCCGTTGGCGTCCGTGACCTGGACCCGGTTGCCCCGCGCGTCGTACCGGTAGCGAGTGACATTGCCCAGACTGTCCGTCACCGTGAGGGGCTGCCCCACTTTGGCCGGCTGCGTGTAACTGCCGTCCTGCGTGTAGTTGTAGGTGGTTACCATCACCGGCGTCGCGTTGTTACCCGGCGCAGTCACCGTCAACACATTGCCCAGCGCATCATAAGTGTAGCTGGTAGTCACCGTCTCCCCGTTCACCGACCCCGGCTTGGGCGAGGTCACGCTCTGGACTAAACCCGACGGCTCGTAGTAGGTATACGTGGTGGGTGGCATATTGCCCTCCTGCACCCGTACCAGCCTTCCCAGTGGAAAGGCAGTGTAGTCGTACGTGTAGGTAGTCGTGATGCCGCGCGGGTTAGTCACTGTCAGC
This window harbors:
- a CDS encoding DUF6531 domain-containing protein, translated to MRRFIYGCFALLLFTAIALADERPNKEGDPPPGLEPPPPPWEGTCPFDPPGCPVPDPGDGGEPPGGGGSCGPEGVYPLYAPSAGDPVNLAAGVEAYRPADDLVVYNPYGPRVVWRRHYYSSLAILGQSSPGLPRGWVHTYDITLQRAGNNPNTWNLTLVYPYGAAEPLQAELNAQGQPTGMLTPPSGSPYFVRGVPSATPYVWQSVTITWRDQTQWTFVPVDGYVYVLSAITNRVGRSITFTWDAQRRLLQVTEAGSGMVLLSLTYNAQNLLANVTDAYGRQVSYGYSMPANLSVLCLTWVSQVVAAGTPNPPNRYSYGYVAYATDKPLLSSITVPSPTGIGIATSTLQYRNGRVVARVDANGNRTEYQYDLAAQQTTVVVKNSLGNEVYKWTQKYSASRRNTGTIDAGGNHVTIEYNDPANPGRPTRIVERDGKQTTYTYDAYGNVLTVTNPRGITTTYTYDYTAFPLGRLVRVQEGNMPPTTYTYYEPSGLVQSVTSPKPGSVNGETVTTSYTYDALGNVLTVTAPGNNATPVMVTTYNYTQDGSYTQPAKVGQPLTVTDSLGNVTRYRYDARGNRVQVTDANGNTTDFSYNIADQLVLVQYPATGQQGSGRARTQNVYLYPGGPLRQVLEYDESGTQIRQVSYTYGAEGHLVQRTGSTEVVSYVYDATYRVVQVRDGKGNATSFSYNQRGDLVQITYPGGDSVQFAYDAAGRVVQRRDGRGIVTNYVYNDPEGLLTGIEYPAYPALNVSFTYDSEGRRASMTDAVGVTTYSYDHVGNPLSVSVTYAGLPTRVITYSYHADGSRATMSTPAGTYSYTYDGAGRLVGLNALGWSASWTYAPNGWLLTQTLNGASTTYEYNARGFLTRLTNRDVGGNVLSDFQNLRYDGVGNRTQMTVSFPATPSLGGVTNFSYDTKNQLLQEQSTRVGGYTFHFAYDPAQNPTQFKGQSRTYNVNNQLIGAGFGYDGNGNPVLYKGVNLSFDPENRMTAYGNILTAGYNGDGLRAWKQTASGRRYYLYDGEELVCELDAAGNAVAGVVFGANGLLVYGTTGYQFDPQGNAVHLMDADGLVLAHLAYDAWGQRMSGNNPTPYGYKAQWGYYTDGETGVLLLTHRYLDPATGRFLTRDPIGFEGGVNLYAYTRNRPVMLRDSRGTFAWVPAICAACAVCLAGFVASCWDCGFDASCWSNCVSGIWENLPLWTKVLCGGACIGCAGMVIKPGPVPEPHPLPVPPPPGNPTPNPSPQPDCPGNGRDGHDPERFRLVCIGLCEALCSRNSGIAYFQCFDRCFLDCVRNIGPGPDYRPYEPFAIY